Proteins found in one Acipenser ruthenus chromosome 18, fAciRut3.2 maternal haplotype, whole genome shotgun sequence genomic segment:
- the LOC117427005 gene encoding proteasome inhibitor PI31 subunit-like codes for MAGLELLYNSVIDNIASPQDALLCFVHWEIIRHGYKCLGTGDQPGTNDKRSELLPAHWNESSELYTLRYESSDGKVQLLVKAIAVDSSVIFNVMRSGSEEVADMTVSLSDYVNCDHLQDFDRVFKNTKELGGRVQSGILSSGPGSRSGSGKGKEPAKSCKKSLQDEDPFRIPTRTAVRQPGWAQPMNPFAAGGADLDPFGGRPGGMIMDPLRAGFPRSGLDPSSGIPMRLPPGAVPPGARFDPFGPVGRPGPDPDHLPPPGYDDMFM; via the exons ATGGCTGGTTTGGAGCTGCTGTATAATTCTGTCATCGATAACATCGCGTCTCCGCAGGATGCCTTGCTCTGTTTCGTGCATTGGGAAATTATAAGACACGGGTATAAATGCCTTGGGACTGGAGACCAG CCAGGGACCAATGACAAGCGATCTGAATTGCTGCCTGCTCACTGGAACGAAAGCAGTGAACTGTACACACTGCGTTATGAGTCCAGTGATGGTAAAGTCCAGCTTCTTGTGAAAGCCATCGCTGTGGACTCCTCCGTCATCTTCAACGTCATG cgTTCAGGTTCGGAGGAAGTTGCTGATATGACAGTGAGCCTCAGCGATTATGTAAATTGTGATCATCTTCAGGATTTCGACAG GGTTTTTAAGAACACAAAAGAACTGGGAGGTCGAGTGCAGTCGGGAATCCTTTCTTCTGGGCCTGGGTCCAGGTCTGGGTCTGGGAAGGGTAAAGAACCCGCCAAGTCCTGTAAGAAGAGCCTGCAGGACGAGGACCCTTTCAGAATCCCAACAAGAACGGCTGTCAGGCAGCCCGGCTG GGCTCAGCCCATGAACCCTTTTGCAGCTGGAGGAGCAGATTTAGATCCCTTCGG GGGTCGTCCGGGGGGTATGATAATGGACCCCCTGAGAGCCGGTTTTCCAAGATCGGGATTGGATCCCTCTTCCGGGATCCCAATGAGACTTCCCCCAGGCGCTGTCCCTCCAGGAGCCCGGTTTGATCCCTTCGGACCAGTCGGAAGGCCAGG cCCAGATCCGGATCACTTGCCCCCTCCTGGGTATGATGACATGTTTATGTAA
- the LOC117418493 gene encoding transmembrane protein 74B-like, with protein sequence MASLNSLELEHVGDCNRINRPQLNPGNASTSGPRTAPCAGIENASFQDEEQEETSFTNRANADQGKHIRTSPTGTHRGPNSEAFEEHEAETSAPSVDYGFIFSLVFLVSGIVLVVIAYTIPREAKVNPDFVTAREMEKLERYYARLGSHLDRCIIAGLGLLTLGGMLLSMLLMVSICKGDLYRRRTFSISRRSKKTYGSINLRMKRMEGDGRQSLVDCEPAPVTCAVHSQRSS encoded by the coding sequence ATGGCGTCTTTAAATTCCCTGGAATTAGAGCACGTGGGTGATTGTAACAGAATCAATCGCCCGCAGCTCAATCCCGGCAACGCCAGCACTTCAGGACCGCGGACAGCTCCATGTGCTGGCATAGAAAACGCCTCGTTCCAGGACGAGGAGCAAGAAGAGACGTCTTTTACAAACCGTGCCAATGCCGACCAGGGGAAACATATCCGAACGAGCCCCACTGGCACACACAGGGGGCCCAACAGCGAGGCGTTTGAAGAACACGAAGCCGAGACAAGTGCCCCTTCCGTGGACTACGGCTTTATTTTCTCCCTGGTGTTCTTAGTAAGCGGGATTGTGTTGGTCGTTATAGCTTACACGATCCCCAGAGAGGCAAAGGTGAACCCAGACTTCGTGACTGCGAGAGAGATGGAGAAGCTGGAGAGGTATTACGCGCGCCTCGGGTCTCACCTGGACAGGTGCATCATTGCCGGCCTGGGGCTGCTCACTCTCGGGGGCATGCTTCTGTCCATGCTGCTCATGGTGTCCATATGCAAAGGGGACTTGTACAGGAGAAGGACCTTCTCTATCTCCAGAAGGTCTAAGAAGACGTACGGATCTATAAACCTGAGAATGAAAAGGATGGAGGGAGATGGACGGCAGTCGCTGGTGGACTGTGAACCCGCTCCAGTCACGTGCGCGGTGCATTCACAAAGATCCAGCTAA
- the LOC117423342 gene encoding RIPOR family member 3 has product MSVKLRFVSPAEGGAVSRSRSFAGFRALHGRRAQFYAVSSSSVRSRVPSVKSMQMYPASNMAGSSPEPQPLQVEKIFRALKKGLNEYLEAHQAELLFLTAQQKDIKRNSRLAFLYDLEKQIRMEERYVRRLEFHLSKVEELYESYCIQWRLCDGARNMKHAFSMSPSSRASRESQVELSRNLRECMEDMCLMERTLEILLGELRIRMKGLIGFARLCPGDQYEVFIRLGRQRWKIKGKIQSDDRQTWDSEEMVFLPLIHESFDIKVTELRGLSTVLVGVVTCQSANFFTARPQIMVVDITELGTIKLQMEVLWDPFHTGEVSSPSSPSGRLPAPSRKGSLYSWTPPSTPSFRERYFTQYQDPDSSFALLPPDSRAASVLNYLADSPQGSLSPVFPPDNEGWQGPGASPPFPDDRSDSQAKGGRLSSEMGSSCWSGEESKWERYSTPDILRENKPTGGPHADSAPWSLHGGDAGRRRSLTTRLTFQDRAQSATPLRSTSRRLAELLHEVNGDLQNTGRQDWELKRLGKQILLFGDILKNDLYLHKTSSMETLAVEEEVLGSFDFLSTDFNADELSCLGSVRVSAFREGILPNLGMLPQGTESRTVTERVPLTTGDSSLDLSLAVHLCMCKLLVQLLSCSDSSVVQSALLEELSLQADVLEKISKLSLEKSANEYSARDLVPKCQRLKSLLSFWDECTESETVFYCSTEKILKQLRKRFIHKVKAKQPGQADTVFRRLLEQILSSCRLVPPPSVSEGARLVLPPSVSEGVRLVPPPSVSEGVRLVPPPSVSEGVRLVPPPSVSEGVRLVPPPSVSEGVRLVPPPSVSEGVRLVPPPSVSEGVRLVPPPSVSEGARLVPPPSVSEGVRLVPPPSVSEGVLTVFQLFNYLQKCSITDFGEHLTQLSKEVQLIEALSCPKRRRALKRLKGKRLSQLQPLPQTLQLLAMLQTDENHKVCRGAAACLCRAAAVKSFRAKAIVYYTAALRDSDVQLQRAACMALKCLKAVESVEQIADLWRSGDEDLRNAAREAVLSFGKKGHIVFLKIDKICCELQEEAFQNKDTEITIL; this is encoded by the exons TGAATATCTGGAAGCGCACCAGGCAGAGCTGCTCTTCCTGACCGCGCAGCAGAAAGACATCAAGAGGAACTCAAGACTG gctttTTTGTACGACTTAGAAAAG CAAATCCGAATGGAGGAGCGGTACGTGAGAAGACTGGAATTTCACCTCAGTAAG GTGGAGGAACTCTACGAGTCGTACTGCATCCAGTGGAGGCTGTGTGACGGCGCCCGGAACATGAAGCACGCTTTCTCCATGTCGCCCTCCAGCAGAGCTTCCAGGGAGAGCCAGGTGGAGCTCAGCAGAAACCTCAGGGAGTGCATGGAG GACATGTGCCTGATGGAAAGAACACTTGAAATACTCCTGGGAGAGCTTCGGATCAGGATGAAAG GGCTGATTGGTTTTGCACGCCTGTGTCCGGGGGATCAGTATGAG GTTTTCATCAGGCTGGGTCGGCAGAGGTGGAAGATAAAGGGGAAGATCCAGAGTGACGACAGACAAACCTGGGACTCTGAGGAGATGGTCTTCCTGCCCCTCATTCACGAGAGCTTCGATATAAAG GTTACGGAGTTGAGAGGTCTGAGTACAGTTCTGGTAGGGGTGGTGACGTGTCAGAGTGCCAATTTCTTCACTGCCAGACCGCAGATAATGGTTGTGGACATCACTGAACTGGGAACCATCAAACTGCAGATGGAGGTCTTATGGGA cccctttcacactggagAGGTGAGCTCACCCAGCAGCCCCTCCGGCAGGCTCCCAGCCCCCAGCAGAAAGGGATCCCTGTACAGCTGGACTCCTCCTAGCACTCCCAGCTTCCGGGAGAGGTATTTCACT CAGTACCAGGACCCCGACAGCTCCTTCGCTCTGCTGCCTCCTGACTCCAGGGCAGCGTCCGTATTGAATTACCTGGCAGACAGTCCACAGGGCTCGCTCTCCCCCGTATTCCCCCCAGACAATGAGGGATGGCAGGGGCCTGGAGCCAGCCCTCCCTTCCCTGATGACAGGTCAGACTCGCAGGCGAAGGGGGGGCGCCTCTCCTCGGAGATGGGAAGCAGTTGCTGGTCTGGAGAGGAAAGCAAATGGGAGAGGTACAGCACGCCGGACATCCTGAGAGAGAACAAGCCGACAGGAGGCCCCCATGCCGACAGCGCCCCCTGGAGCCTCCACGGAGGAGACGCTGGCAGGAGGAGGAGTCTCACGACGCGACTGACGTTTCAAGACAGAGCTCAGAGTGCCACTCCCCTGAGGAGCACGTCCCGCAGGCTGGCAGAGCTGCTGCACGAGGTCAACGGAGACCTGCAGAACACGGGGAGACAGGACTGGGAGCTCAAGAGACTGGGGAAGCAAATCCTGCTCTTTGGAGATATTCTAAAG AATGACCTCTACCTGCACAAAACCTCTTCAATGGAAACCCTGGCGGTGGAGGAGGAGGTGCTGGGCAGTTTCGATTTCCTCTCCACTGATTTCAATGCTGACGAGCTGTCCTGCTTGGGCAGTGTGAG AGTCAGTGCATTCCGAGAAGGCATCCTTCCAAACCTGGGGATGTTACCACAGGGCACCGAGTCAAGGACAGTGACAGAGAGAGTCCCGCTAACCACAGGGGACAGCAGCTTAGACCTGTCACTCGCCGTTCACCTGTGCATGTGCAAGCTCCTTGTGCAG CTCCTGAGCTGCTCAGACTCCTCTGTGGTTCAGAGCGCTCTATTAGAAGAGCTTTCTTTGCAAGCTGACGTCTTAGAGAAAATAAGCAAACTATCACTGGAGAAGTCTGCAAATGAATATTCAGCTAGGGACC tTGTTCCAAAGTGTCAGAGGTTAAAATCACTTCTCTCATTCTGGGACGAATGCACAGAAAGTGAGACAGTGTTCTACTGCTCCACAGAGAAGATACTGAAGCAACTGAGGAAACGATTCATTCATAAAGTGAAAGCGAAGCAGCCGGGCCAAGCAGACACAG TGTTCAGAAGGCTTCTCGAGCAGATACTGTCCTCCTGCCGACTGGTCCCTCCCCCCAGCGTGTCTGAGGGAGCGCGATTGGTCCTTCCCCCCAGCGTGTCTGAGGGAGTGCGATTGGTCCCTCCCCCCAGCGTGTCTGAGGGAGTGCGATTGGTCCCTCCCCCCAGCGTGTCTGAGGGAGTGCGATTGGTCCCTCCCCCCAGCGTGTCTGAGGGAGTGCGATTGGTCCCTCCGCCCAGCGTGTCTGAGGGAGTGCGATTGGTCCCTCCGCCCAGCGTGTCTGAGGGAGTGCGATTGGTCCCTCCGCCCAGCGTGTCTGAGGGAGTGCGATTGGTCCCTCCCCCCAGCGTGTCTGAGGGAGCGCGATTGGTCCCTCCCCCCAGCGTGTCTGAGGGAGTGCGATTGGTCCCTCCGCCCAGCGTGTCTGAGGGAGTGCTGACAGTCTTCCAGCTCTTCAACTACCTGCAGAAATGCAGCATCACTGACTTCGGGGAACACCTCACCCAGCTCTCCAAAGAAG TGCAGCTCATCGAGGCGCTGTCGTGTCCCAAGAGGAGGAGAGCTCTGAAGAGACTGAAGGGGAAGCGTCTCTCTCAGCTGCAGCCGCTGCCCCAGACCCTGCAGCTCCTCGCCATGCTGCAGACCGACGAGAACCACAAGGTGTGCAGGGGAGCAGCGGCCTGTCTGTGCAGAGCAGCTGCAGTCAAGAGCTTCAGAGCAAAG GCCATCGTGTATTACACAGCCGCCCTGAGGGACAGTGACGTGCAGCTTCAACGAGCAGCCTGCATGGCTCTCAAGTGTCTTAAA GCAGTGGAAAGCGTTGAGCAGATTGCAGACCTCTGGCGCTCCGGAGATGAGGATTTGCGCAACGCTGCGAGAGAAGCTGTGCTTTCGTTTG gtaaaaagGGCCATATTGTTTTCCTGAAGATCGACAAAATCTGTTGTGAGCTGCAAGAGGAGGCTTTCCAGAACAAGGACACTGAAATCACTATCCTCTAA
- the LOC117964401 gene encoding bladder cancer-associated protein, whose protein sequence is MYCLQWLLPVLLIPKPLNPALWFNHSMFMGFYLLSFLLERKPCTICALVFLAALFLICYSCWGNCFLYHCSDSPLPDSAHDPSIVGT, encoded by the coding sequence atgtaCTGCCTTCAGTGGCTGCTGCCAGTCCTCCTGATACCCAAGCCCCTGAACCCGGCCTTGTGGTTTAACCACTCCATGTTCATGGGGTTCTACCTGCTCAGCTTCCTTCTGGAGAGGAAGCCCTGTACCATTTGTGCCTTGGTGTTTCTGGCAGCCTTGTTCCTCATCTGTTACAGCTGCTGGGGGAACTGCTTTCTTTATCACTGCAGCGATTCTCCTCTCCCAGACTCCGCGCACGATCCCAGCATTGTGGGCACCTAG